Proteins encoded by one window of Pelmatolapia mariae isolate MD_Pm_ZW linkage group LG14, Pm_UMD_F_2, whole genome shotgun sequence:
- the si:ch211-137a8.4 gene encoding neurofilament heavy polypeptide, with protein MAATEASTAPVVQEDGKSTENKPAEVEQAAKNTNTSSETVKDEAVDKDGTAVNSEVVENKETVNNDTAVADTVGTEEGGAAAAGEDAPPPQSSENTTSSEPKTSFLDSFLNKSGLGKVMGGRKKKEQSAPAAGGEEGAAEGGEKEADKGGEEAAAAAPEGGAEGGAEGEAATEKAAENGEKEDEKKAEKGKPAEAKSTVRDLIRRPVARIFSHRSTEKKEGAAAEPQKPVKVRSKSLDRLEDPEALNTTADSIVEEGGAAGGAEGEQKASASSATTKHMKRWHSFKKLMAQKAHKKTGGGEDGKEEGAEGEGGGGDSSTLDSKESGQKRWKLKRSWTFQGLKRDTSMSGISGKAKGSDKDSAEHAKPEEPAGGAEGGEEAAKAEGGAEEGKTEGGEEKDKAEGGEEEKAAAAGGTVTQHANEIWTSFKKRVIPKSKRANTECHPGGEEEAPAASGEEGTTEDGKDGKSAKAKRSHFGRAVSLKNFIMRKGKSTSVDTGEGAKEEEAAEGGEAAAATEEGGADGEAAAATAEANDKDAATAAEKTPAEESGAEVAKEPEKEPEKTTAEAPVTNGENGCSNGTEEENATHNHQEEEEEKTTGSSPMKKSKEAGGVKDEANAKIINATAAVNSDKKAGNV; from the exons ATGGCGGCAACGGAGGCCAGCACAGCACCAGTGGTCCAGGAAGATGGAAAAAGCACCGAAAATAAGCCAGCAGAGGTGGAGCAAGCGGCCAAAAACACCAACACGAGCTCAGAGACTGTCAAAGACGAGGCTGTCGATAAAGACGGCACAGCCGTCAACAGCGAGGTTGTCGAAAACAAAGAGACTGTGAATAACGACACAGCGGTGGCGGACACAGTGGGAACTGAGGAGGGGGGAGCCGCGGCAGCAGGCGAGGATGCGCCGCCGCCTCAGAGCTCCGAAAACACCACTTCCTCTGAACCCAAGACCTCGTTCCTGGACTCCTTCCTCAACAAGAGTGGCCTGGGAAAGGTGATGGGTGGAAGGAAGAAGAAAGAGCAGAGCGCCCCCGCGGCTGGAGGCGAGGAGGGCGCAGCTGAAGGAGGGGAGAAAGAGGCCGACAAAGGAGGGGAggaagctgcagcagcagcaccggagggaggagcagaaggaggtgcAGAAGGCGAGGCAGCGACAGAGAAGGCTGCGGAAAatggagagaaggaagacgAGAAGAAAGCGGAGAAGGGCAAACCAGCGGAGGCGAAATCCACAGTTCGAGATTTGATCAGGAGGCCTGTGGCGAGAATCTTCTCCCATCGCAGCACTGAGAAGAAGGAGGGCGCCGCTGCAGAGCCCCAGAAACCAGTAAAGGTCCGGTCCAAGTCCCTGGACCGGCTGGAGGATCCCGAAGCACTTAACACCACTGCAGACTCCATCGTAGAGGAAGGAGGAGCAGCGGGAGGTGCAGAAGGGGAACAGAAAGCCTCGGCCTCTTCGGCAACCACTAAGCACATGAAGCGCTGGCACTCCTTCAAGAAGCTCATGGCTCAGAAGGCACACAAGAAGACTGGAGGTGGTGAGGATGGGAAAGAGGAAGGAGCAGAGGGAGAAGGAGGTGGCGGAGACTCCTCCACACTTGACTCCAAAGAGTCAGGCCAGAAGAGGTGGAAGCTCAAACGCTCCTGGACCTTCCAGGGCTTGAAGAGGGACACCTCCATGTCCGGCATCAGCGGCAAGGCCAAGGGCTCCGACAAAGACTCCGCTGAACACGCCAAGCCCGAGGAGCCTGCAGGAGGAGCTgagggaggagaggaagcagctaaggcagagggaggagcagaggagggcAAGACAGAGGGAGGGGAGGAGAAGGACAAAGCAGAGGGAGGCGAGGAGGAGAAGGcggcagcagcaggtggaacGGTGACACAACACGCCAACGAGATCTGGACCTCCTTCAAGAAGCGGGTCATCCCCAAGAGCAAACGCGCCAACACGGAGTGCCACCCTGGAGGCGAGGAGGAGGCGCCTGCGGCCTCAG GTGAGGAAGGCACCACAGAGGACGGCAAAGACGGAAAGTCGGCCAAAGCCAAGCGCTCACATTTTGGCCGTGCGGTTTCCCTGAAGAACTTCATCATGCGGAAGGGCAAGTCCACCAGTGTGGACACGGGCGAGGGCGCCAAGGAGGAGGAGGCCGCAGAGGGAGGAGAGGCAGCGGCGGCGACAGAGGAGGGAGGCGCTGACGGCGAAGCTGCCGCAGCGACCGCAGAGGCCAACGACAAAGatgcagcaacagcagctgaGAAGACACCAGCGGAGGAGAGTGGAGCGGAGGTGGCGAAGGAGCCGGAGAAGGAGCCGGAGAAGACAACGGCCGAAGCTCCGGTGACCAACGGGGAGAACGGCTGCTCCAACGGCACAGAGGAGGAGAACGCCACACATAATcaccaggaggaggaggaggaaaagacgacGGGGAGCAGCCCCATGAAGAAGAGCAAGGAGGCGGGAGGGGTGAAAGATGAGGCCAACGCCAAGATCATCAACGCCACGGCGGCCGTGAACAGCG ACAAAAAGGCGGGAAACGTGTGA